One region of Mucilaginibacter gotjawali genomic DNA includes:
- a CDS encoding VOC family protein: MKKVTGIGGVFFKCDDPKSMNDWYVKNLGLPVGQYGTTFEWRHNDDPSKTGSTSWCTFAKDTKYFDPSVKPFMINYRVEDLVALVEELKKENVTIVDEIADYDYGKFIHVLDPEGNIIELWEPKGE; encoded by the coding sequence ATGAAAAAAGTAACAGGTATAGGCGGGGTATTTTTTAAATGCGATGACCCCAAAAGCATGAACGATTGGTATGTAAAAAACCTTGGCCTGCCGGTAGGCCAATACGGAACAACATTTGAGTGGCGGCATAATGATGATCCGTCCAAAACAGGGTCAACTTCCTGGTGCACTTTCGCAAAGGATACCAAATATTTCGATCCCTCGGTGAAGCCATTTATGATTAATTACCGGGTTGAAGACCTCGTCGCGCTGGTGGAAGAACTAAAAAAGGAAAACGTAACCATTGTGGATGAAATTGCTGATTATGACTATGGTAAGTTCATTCACGTACTCGATCCGGAAGGAAACATTATTGAACTTTGGGAGCCGAAGGGGGAGTAG
- a CDS encoding class I SAM-dependent methyltransferase: MAENTLISSGIDAFYAGAAEDKRLTYGLGPLELERNQELIASRIPANGGVIVDVGGGPGVYAEWLAGLGHTVYLIDPVHKHIQQAQKRAAKLKKPFKATLGEARQLDFPDNSADVLILHGPLYHLQKKADRLKALYEAYRVLKPNGVLLAFAINHTVSTLTGLLNGMIHDPQFYAMCQSELQTGIHNPPASWPGILPEAFFHKPDELLDEVKEAGFASLELFAVEGMIWLDSKYFESRSNPQKKAAMMNLLKTNEQNRELLAFSPHMMVCGRKSAGNA, translated from the coding sequence ATGGCCTCGGCCCTTTGGAGTTGGAACGGAACCAGGAACTGATCGCCAGCCGCATACCGGCAAATGGCGGCGTCATTGTAGACGTGGGCGGCGGCCCGGGCGTTTATGCCGAATGGCTGGCTGGCTTGGGGCATACGGTTTATTTGATCGACCCGGTACATAAACATATCCAGCAGGCCCAAAAACGGGCTGCTAAGCTTAAAAAGCCGTTTAAAGCAACATTGGGCGAAGCGAGGCAGCTGGACTTTCCGGATAATTCTGCCGATGTGTTGATCCTGCACGGCCCTTTATACCATTTACAAAAAAAGGCCGACAGGTTGAAGGCTCTTTACGAAGCTTACCGCGTACTTAAACCCAATGGCGTTTTGCTGGCCTTTGCCATCAACCATACCGTATCCACATTAACAGGCTTATTAAACGGAATGATCCACGACCCGCAGTTTTACGCCATGTGCCAGAGCGAACTGCAAACCGGCATCCACAACCCGCCGGCCAGCTGGCCCGGCATTTTGCCCGAGGCCTTTTTCCATAAACCGGATGAGCTGCTGGATGAAGTAAAGGAAGCCGGCTTTGCCAGCCTGGAGCTGTTTGCCGTGGAGGGAATGATCTGGCTCGACAGTAAATACTTTGAAAGCCGCTCCAACCCCCAAAAGAAGGCCGCCATGATGAACCTGCTTAAAACCAACGAACAAAACCGCGAGCTGCTGGCATTTAGCCCCCACATGATGGTTTGCGGAAGGAAAAGCGCGGGAAACGCGTGA
- a CDS encoding response regulator transcription factor — translation MIIAAIVRNKQNIIYGLALALLLLLLNWLEWHFVIINHAFEIYAGAIALIFTALGIWLAIKLVKPKVNTVVIEKPVIAVTGFILNGAELNRRRISSRELEVLQLMATGLSNQEIAERLFVSLNTIKTHTSNLFLKLEAGRRTQAIEKAKRLNLIP, via the coding sequence ATGATCATTGCGGCAATCGTCCGGAACAAGCAAAATATAATCTACGGCTTAGCCCTTGCCCTGTTATTGCTGTTGCTGAATTGGCTGGAGTGGCATTTTGTGATCATTAACCATGCCTTTGAAATTTATGCAGGTGCCATTGCGCTGATTTTTACTGCCCTTGGCATCTGGCTTGCCATAAAACTGGTTAAACCAAAAGTAAACACCGTTGTGATTGAAAAGCCGGTGATTGCCGTTACAGGGTTTATATTAAATGGGGCCGAATTAAACAGGCGGCGCATCAGCAGCCGCGAGCTGGAGGTATTGCAGCTGATGGCCACCGGCCTGAGCAACCAGGAAATTGCCGAACGCTTATTTGTATCATTAAACACTATAAAAACGCATACCTCAAACCTGTTTTTAAAACTGGAAGCCGGACGGCGTACCCAGGCTATTGAAAAAGCAAAGCGATTAAATTTGATCCCCTGA
- a CDS encoding BLUF domain-containing protein — protein sequence MSLYYLIYSSIPTRILNDAELEQLLATSRAENKNHRVTGMLVCLADSYIQLIEGAEEAIKRLYQNIVKDARHEQVVTLMEGPVSVRFFPDWAMGFDKDKYTLSDYSNTFHLLDDDLSKLLDILYRN from the coding sequence ATGAGTCTGTACTACCTTATTTACTCAAGCATACCCACCAGGATTTTAAATGATGCAGAGCTGGAGCAATTACTAGCCACTTCGCGGGCGGAGAATAAAAATCACCGGGTAACTGGTATGCTGGTTTGCCTGGCAGACAGCTATATACAATTAATAGAGGGGGCAGAAGAAGCGATTAAGCGACTTTACCAAAACATTGTTAAAGATGCCAGGCATGAGCAGGTGGTCACGTTAATGGAAGGGCCGGTCAGCGTGCGGTTTTTTCCGGATTGGGCAATGGGCTTCGATAAGGACAAATACACCTTATCAGATTATTCAAACACCTTCCACCTGCTGGACGACGACTTGTCTAAATTATTGGATATTCTTTACCGAAACTAA
- a CDS encoding DUF4199 domain-containing protein, translating to MKKTVWVCGLIAGMISISWALVGEGWLHAHLNMNTRMFLGYATMILAFSLIFVAIKNYRDTHNNGQVTFGKALGIGLLVTLIASTVYVVVWMIDFKYFIPDFGEKYTAQVIAEMKANGANAAAVKKETAELTATMTKYKTSALFRIMVTYSEIVPVGVVVSLIAALILKKKSKPLAATA from the coding sequence ATGAAAAAGACAGTTTGGGTTTGCGGCTTAATAGCCGGTATGATCAGTATCTCCTGGGCTTTGGTTGGTGAAGGTTGGTTGCACGCTCATTTAAACATGAATACGCGGATGTTTTTGGGCTATGCCACCATGATCCTGGCGTTTTCACTCATCTTTGTGGCCATAAAAAATTACCGGGATACGCACAATAATGGCCAGGTTACTTTTGGTAAGGCGTTGGGTATTGGCCTGTTGGTAACGCTCATCGCATCAACGGTGTATGTGGTGGTTTGGATGATAGATTTTAAATATTTTATACCTGACTTTGGCGAAAAATATACCGCACAGGTAATAGCCGAAATGAAGGCAAACGGCGCAAACGCAGCAGCTGTAAAAAAGGAAACAGCTGAACTGACAGCCACCATGACAAAATATAAAACAAGCGCCCTTTTCAGGATAATGGTTACCTATTCAGAAATTGTGCCGGTTGGCGTGGTGGTTTCCTTAATAGCTGCGCTTATCCTCAAAAAGAAATCGAAACCGCTTGCGGCGACGGCATAA